From Penicillium psychrofluorescens genome assembly, chromosome: 6, one genomic window encodes:
- a CDS encoding uncharacterized protein (ID:PFLUO_009518-T1.cds;~source:funannotate), with protein sequence MPDAIPNIDDLQISFQQVDVDLDVQEILLAASQHDIPKLRRLVRTQSALPDAANVKDPETGYSPLHAAIAACEPETEEEETRVNGANGATNGSAAGDDSAEIVQSGVETVKFLLQEGAIWNDLDNNDETPGCLARRIGVHQLYELIVDAGVRAELLLNRLDGYEELSDGEDEDDDQQEEEEEQKETEAQEGDGTAPELVEATVETATQAPTTAETSNPSVTNPRYLDSHLNINNERILDSDQNGVMMSWESEIMRKSAAALLPRPGLKVLNIGHGMGIVDAFLQDHSPASHHIVEAHSDVVAAMKQKGWDSKPGVVIHEGRWQDILPELVMQGETFDAIYYDTFAESYGDFREFFSEQVIGLLEQDGKWGFFNGMGADRQISYDVYQKVVEMDLFEAGFEVDWEEIPVPKLEGEWEGVRRAYWVVENYRLPLCRFMD encoded by the coding sequence ATGCCCGACGCAATCCCCAACATAGACGACCTGCAAATCAGTTTCCAGCAAGTGGACGTCGACCTCGACGTGCAAGAAATTCTCCTTGCCGCCTCCCAACACGACATCCCCAAGCTTCGCCGGCTTGTCCGCACTCAATCTGCGCTCCCAGATGCCGCGAACGTCAAAGACCCAGAAACCGGATACTCGCCTCTCCACGCCGCGATCGCAGCATGCGAGCCCGagacagaggaagaggagacaAGAGTAAACGGCGCCAATGGTGCCACCAATGGTTCTGCTGCGGGCGACGACAGTGCCGAAATAGTGCAGTCTGGCGTGGAGACGGTCAAGTTCTTGCTGCAGGAGGGTGCTATCTGGAATGACTTGGATAACAACGACGAGACACCGGGCTGCTTGGCGCGCAGAATCGGAGTGCACCAGCTATATGAACTTATTGTTGATGCCGGAGTTCGAGCAGAATTGCTGCTGAATCGGTTAGATGGGTATGAGGAGCTGTCTGAtggggaggacgaggatgatgatcagcaagaagaagaagaagaacaaaaagagACAGAAGCACAAGAGGGAGATGGAACAGCGCCGGAGCTGGTTGAAGCCACCGTCGAAACTGCTACACAAGCTCCTACAACAGCGGAAACCAGCAACCCCAGCGTGACGAACCCGCGCTACCTGGACTCCCacctcaacatcaacaacgaGCGGATCCTGGACTCAGACCAGAACGGGGTAATGATGAGCTGGGAGAGCGAGATCATGCGCAAATCCGCCGCAGCACTACTCCCACGACCAGGCCTCAAAGTGCTGAACATCGGGCACGGGATGGGAATCGTGGACGCATTCCTGCAGGACCACTCACCAGCTTCGCACCACATCGTCGAAGCGCACAGCGACGTCGTCGCAGCGATGAAGCAGAAGGGATGGGACTCCAAGCCCGGCGTGGTGATCCACGAGGGCCGGTGGCAGGATATTCTGCCGGAACTGGTGATGCAGGGCGAGACTTTTGACGCGATCTACTACGATACCTTTGCGGAGTCGTATGGTGATTTCAGGGAGTTTTTCTCGGAGCAGGTCATCGGGTTGCTGGAGCAGGATGGGAAATGGGGATTCTTCAACGGGATGGGTGCTGATCGGCAGATCTCGTATGATGTGTATCAGAaagtggtggagatggatTTGTTCGAGGCCGGGTTTGAGGTCGATTGGGAGGAGATCCCTGTGCCGAAGCTAGAGGGCGAGTGGGAGGGTGTGCGGAGGGCGTACTGGGTTGTGGAGAATTATCGGCTGCCACTGTGTCGGTTTATGGATTGA
- a CDS encoding uncharacterized protein (ID:PFLUO_009519-T1.cds;~source:funannotate), which produces MSQNQREAWERLQMMLQQRKGGFGGGFPSGGRGGMGVGAIVLVGLGAWAVSNSLFNVDGGHRAIKYSRLGGVKKDIYSEGTHIRIPWVETPIIYDVRAKPRNIPSLTGTKDLQMVNITCRVLSRPRVDALPQIYRTLGQDFDERVLPSIVNEVLKSVVAQFNASQLITQRENVARLVRENLARRAARFNITLDDVSLTHLTFSPEFTAAVEAKQVAQQDAQRAAFVVDKARQEKQAFIVRAQGEARSAELIGDAIKKSKSYVELRKIENARQIATILQESGGKNKLYLDTQGLGLNVNGNHTDEK; this is translated from the exons ATGTCTCAAAATCAGCGGGAGGCCTGGGAACGCCTGCAGATGATGCTGCAGCAGCGCAAGGGTGGCTTTGGTGGCGGGTTTCCCTCcggcggccgaggcggcaTGGGAGTGGGAGCCATCGTGTTGGTCGGCCTGGGCGCCTGGGCTGTGTCAAATTCTCTCTTCAACG TGGATGGTGGTCACCGCGCCATCAAGTACTCCCGACTAGGTGGTGTGAAGAAGGACATCTACAGCGAAG GAACCCACATCCGCATTCCCTGGGTCGAAACTCCGATTATCTACGACGTCCGCGCTAAGCCTCGCAACATCCCTTCTCTGACCGGCACCAAGGACCTGCAGATGGTGAACATCACTTGCCGTGTCCTGTCGAGACCTCGTGTGGATGCCCTTCCGCAAATCTACCGGACTCTGGGCCAGGACTTTGATGAGCGCGTGCTGCCGTCGATTGTCAACGAGGTGCTGAAGAGCGTGGTTGCTCAGTTCAACGCCAGTCAGCTGATCACACAGCGTGAAAATGTCGCTCGTCTGGTTCGTGAGAACCTGGCTCGTCGTGCCGCGCGGTTTAACATCACCCTGGACGATGTTTCCTTGACG CACTTGACCTTCTCCCCTGAATTCACCGCCGCAGTGGAAGCCAAGCAAGTCGCCCAACAGGATGCCCAACGCGCTGCTTTCGTGGTCGACAAGGCCCGTCAGGAGAAGCAGGCCTTTATCGTCCGCGCCCAGGGTGAGGCCCGCTCTGCGGAGCTGATCGGTGACGcgatcaagaagagcaagagctACGTtgagctgcgcaagatcgAGAACGCCCGCCAGATTGCGACGATCTTGCAAGAGAGCGGCGGCAAGAACAAGCTGTACCTGGACACCCAAGGCTTGGGGCTGAATGTGAACGGGAACCACACCGACGAGAAATAA
- a CDS encoding uncharacterized protein (ID:PFLUO_009520-T1.cds;~source:funannotate), translated as MAPDRTGKSVFLGNIPYNLTEEQVKDILSTAGIVTKFRLMMNPETGKPKGYGFADFADADAAASAVRNLNDYEIMGRKIRVDWPHNNEKDSMPPDYSDQTQPQYQDPAPVPQPAPGPSLLPPLPPGVELPPHLDCPNAISHTLASLPPNQLLDVLTQMKSLAQTDPARATELLRQAPQLAYAIFQALLLMNLVEYQLLGSIVEQAAQPAAAAPPQPQQQFQQYGGQIGTPPVVGGPFAPPPPQGAPQAQIPNQEELLQQVLGMPQSAIDALPPMERSQIMLLRQQLMQGGMR; from the exons ATGGCGCCCGACCGAACAGGGAAGAGTGTCTTCTTGGGGAATATCCCCTACA ACCTCACCGAGGAACAAGTTAAGGACATCCTTAGCACCGCTGGCATCGTCACCAAGTTTCGCTTGATGATGAACCCGGAAACCGGCAAGCCCAAAGGATATGGGTTTGCCGACTTTGCGGACGCCGATGCTGCCGCGTCCGCCGTGCGCAACTTGAACGACTACGAGATCATGGGCCGCAAGATTCGCGTGGACTGGCCGCACAACAATGAGAAAGACTCCATGCCACCGGACTACTCTGACCAGACACAACCACAATATCAAGATCCTGCGCCAGTACCACAGCCGGCTCCAGGGCCATCGCTgctccctccccttcctccaggCGTGGAACTGCCACCGCACCTCGACTGCCCCAACGCCATCTCGCACACGCTcgcctctctccctccaaaccagctcctcgatgtCCTGACACAGATGAAGTCTCTCGCCCAAACGGATCCTGCCCGCGCAACGGAgctcctgcgccaggcgCCCCAGCTTGCCTATGCCATCTTCCAGGCCCTGCTGCTTATGAACCTGGTCGAGTACCAGCTCCTGGGCTCTATCGTCGAGCAGGCGGCACAGCCCGCTGCGGCTGCCCCTCCACAGCCCCAACAGCAGTTTCAGCAATATGGTGGTCAGATTGGTACTCCGCCGGTCGTCGGGGGCCCCTTCgctccaccacctccgcaAGGCGCACCGCAGGCCCAAATCCCCAATCAGGAAGAGCTTCTACAACAAGTCCTCGGCATGCCGCAGTCAGCTATTGATGCTCTGCCTCCTATGGAACGCAGTCAGATCATGCTGCTGCGTCAGCAACTCATGCAGGGTGGCATGCGGTAG
- a CDS encoding uncharacterized protein (ID:PFLUO_009517-T1.cds;~source:funannotate), whose protein sequence is MTSGLEQALEHSGSRGKTNEGVNIKTFVASLATAVVVFAVEFLLFLLLKGKLTRIYQPRTYLVPDRERTKPSPPGLFRWIAPVFRTSSSEFIQKCGLDAYFFLRYLRMLLKIFVPLGLLILPVLLPLNRVGGKGTTYMNATSGNRWNVTGLDQLAWGNVTPQHTSRYWAHCVMAIIVVFYVCAVFFDELRGYIRLRQAYLTSPQHRLRASATTVLVTAIPREWLTVEALDSIYDVFPGGIRNIWINRNFDDLNEKVKARNDVALKLEAAETDLIVKCKKAQSKQAEQDRKKAGDKDKSTPEKQDSSIAMGPGVSSGDPHQAHTLEEELHRPSEGGPKNISQGGPRLGVLNPLVAAGAVGHGVGKLGKTVLGGVKKVEGGVDGRLTRTGGFVATTDEALPPLRSQSTSPENHEPDPEDTTAPKSVHSISEPPTPQTAIGDQTMCHDSHSLPPKRPFWKRNLSSQSKNHHSPEPDEYPLTGPVSPAKPDTSHEKGQKRQSHKEGDDMEGHQYPIAYNEDFDNEDFGEPLWRKYIRSKDRETHRLPIFGWNWMPSLWLMGKKVDTIDYCRKELARLNLEIEVDQQHPERFPLMNSAFIQFNHQVAAHMACQAVSHHVPKQMSPRVVEISPDDVIWDNMSIRWWESYLRTFGVITLVCAMVVGWAVPVAFTGLLSQLSYLEGPFSWLSWLKKVPEWFISAIQGILPPLFLAILMAILPLILRFLSRTQGLATGMAVELTVQHYYFAFLFVQLFFVVTVSSSFGTIIDNVTNVTSWPNILAQNIPKSSNYFFSYMILQAMSVSAGALLQIFGLVSWFILAPILDSTARKKWARTTNLNQMQWGTFFPVYTTLASIGLIYCVIAPLILVFNIITFSLFWFVYRYNTLYVTKFQFDTGGLLFPRAINQLFTGLYFMEVCLIGMFFLVQDENGDVACKGQAICMIVILVLTIGYQILLNNAFSPLIQYLPITLEDDAVRRDGEFMRAQHARLGLTVDDDEDDDEDDDPRHAEQEDEPPHDRESRDIELNSLDGDKKSRREDNRLATPKSKHQSWADRSPNHRSKYFGINSMKSAPPIKALREKMAYDAEAQVPTDAIGHALFAGIHDELEDLTPDERDQLVQRAFQHEALRAKRPVIWIPRDDIGISDDEIYRTQRFSKHIWVSNEYQALDGKCRTIFSRSPPDFSQVDLIRL, encoded by the exons ATGACGTCCGGTCTGGAGCAGGCGTTGGAGCACTCCGGCAGCCGCGGCAAAACAAATGAGGGTGTTAATATCAAAACTTTTGTGGCCTCGCTGGCGACGGCCGTCGTCGTCTTTGCAGTGGAATTTCTACTGTTCTTGCTTCTAAAGGGCAAGCTCACGCGAATCTA TCAACCTCGAACCTATCTTGTCCCGGACCGCGAACGTACCAAaccctcgccgccgggcCTGTTCCGATGGATCGCTCCCGTCTTCCGGACTTCAAGTTCGGAATTTATTCAAAAGTGTGGACTGGACGCATACTTCTTCCTACGTTACTTGCGCATGCTCCTCAAAATCTTTGTGCCGCTGGGCCTCTTGATCTTGCCAGTGTTGCTTCCACTGAACCGAGTCGGTGGCAAAGGCACAACGTACATGAATGCCACCAGCGGCAATCGTTGGAACGTCACCGGCTTGGACCAGCTGGCCTGGGGCAATGTAACTCCGCAGCATACCAGCCGGTACTGGGCTCATTGTGTGATGGCCATAATTGTGGTGTTCTACGTTTGTGCTGTGTTTTTCGACGAGCTTCGGGGGTACATTCGTCTGCGACAGGCTTACCTCACCTCCCCCCAGCATCGGTTGCGAGCTTCTGCAACCACAGTGCTGGTGACGGCTATTCCGCGGGAATGGCTCACCGTTGAAGCCCTTGACTCTATCTACGATGTTTTTCCTGGTGGGATCAGGAATATCTGGATCAACCGCAACTTCGATGATCTGAACGAGAAGGTGAAAGCGCGAAACGATGTCGCTCTAAAGCTTGAAGCGGCAGAAACCGATCTGATCGTGAAATGTAAAAAGGCGCAATCAAAACAGGCTGAACAGGACCGCAAAAAAGCTGGGGACAAGGATAAATCGACACCCGAGAAACAAGACTCCAGCATCGCAATGGGACCTGGTGTGAGTTCAGGCGATCCTCACCAAGCACATACGTTAGAGGAGGAGTTGCATCGACCATCAGAAGGGGGACCGAAAAATATCTCTCAGGGCGGGCCACGGCTAGGTGTGCTGAACCCTCTGGTTGCAGCTGGTGCCGTTGGGCATGGTGTGGGAAAACTGGGCAAGACCGTACTGGGTGgagtgaagaaggtggaagGTGGAGTAGATGGGAGATTGACACGCACTGGTGGCTTCGTTGCTACAACAGACGAAGCTCTCCCACCCCTTCGAAGCCAAAGCACTTCCCCGGAGAACCACGAACCCGATCCTGAAGACACCACAGCTCCAAAATCCGTTCACAGTATCTCGGAGCCGCCGACACCACAGACGGCCATCGGTGATCAAACAATGTGTCACGATTCTCATTCCCTACCACCAAAACGGCCCTTCTGGAAGCGGAACCTATCGTCCCAGTCGAAAAACCACCATTCTCCCGAGCCTGACGAGTATCCGCTTACTGGTCCCGTCTCGCCTGCCAAGCCTGATACCAGCCATGAAAAGGGCCAGAAACGGCAAAGTCACAAGGAAGGAGACGACATGGAAGGCCACCAGTACCCCATCGCGTACAACGAGGACTTTGATAATGAAGACTTCGGCGAGCCATTGTGGAGGAAATACATCCGATCAAAAGACCGTGAGACTCACCGTCTTCCTATTTTTGGTTGGAATTGGATGCCCTCGCTTTGGCTGATGGGCAAAAAAGTCGATACCATTGACTATTGTCGGAAGGAACTGGCTCGATTGAACCTAGAGATTGAAGTTGATCAGCAGCATCCCGAGCGGTTTCCGCTGATGAACTCTGCCTTTATCCAGTTCAATCACCAAGTGGCTGCGCACATGGCATGTCAAGCAGTCAGTCACCATGTGCCAAAGCAGATGAGCCCCCGGGTCGTGGAGATCTCGCCAGACGATGTCATTTGGGACAACATGTCGATTAGGTGGTGGGAAAGCTATCTGCGCACCTTTGGCGTCATCACTCTAGTGTGCGCTATGGTCGTCGGATGGGCGGTCCCCGTCGCGTTCACTGGTCTGCTTTCGCAACTCTCTTATCTCGAAGGCCCGTTCTCTTGGCTTTCCTGGCTGAAAAAGGTGCCGGAATGGTTCATCTCGGCGATTCAGGGTATCCTCCCACCGCTGTTCCTAGCGATTCTCATGGCAATCTTACCTCTCATCCTCCGTTTTCTGAGCCGCACACAAGGTCTTGCCACGGGAATGGCCGTCGAATTGACCGTTCAGCACTACTATTTTGCCTTCCTCTTTGTGCAGCTGTTTTTCGTCGTCACggtctcctccagcttcggGACGATCATTGATAATGTCACCAACGTGACCAGCTGGCCGAATATCTTGGCTCAGAATATCCCCAAGTCGAGCAACTATTTCTTCTCATATATGATTCTGCAGGCCATGTCGGTCAGTGCCGGtgcccttcttcagatcTTTGGGCTGGTCAGCTGGTTTATTCTTGCGCCCATCTTGGATTCGACAGCCAGAAAGAAGTGGGCGCGGACAACGAATCTGAATCAGATGCAATGGGGCACGTTCTTTCCGGTCTACACGACACTGGCCTCGATCG GGCTGATCTATTGTGTTATTGCACCCCTCATTCTCGTCTTCAACATTATCACCTTCAGTCTTTTCTGGTTTGTTTATCGGTATAATACGCTCTATGTGACCAAGTTCCAATTCGACACGGGTGGTCTTCTTTTTCCGCGCGCAATCAACCAGCTCTTCACCGGATTATACTTCATGGAAGTGTGCCTCATCGGgatgttcttcttggtccAAGATGAAAATGGCGATGTTGCTTGCAAGGGACAAGCCATCTGCATGATCGTGATTCTAGTCTTGACCATTGGATATCAGATTCTTCTCAACAATGCGTTCAGCCCGCTCATTCAGTATCTTCCAATTACCCTGGAAGACGACGCTGTTCGACGCGATGGAGAGTTCATGCGCGCTCAACACGCTCGTCTTGGCTTGactgtcgatgatgacgaggatgatgacgaggatgatgatccTCGGCATGCGGAACAGGAGGATGAGCCCCCTCATGACAGAGAATCAAGAGACATTGAACTCAAcagcctggatggcgacAAGAAGAGCCGACGAGAAGATAATCGTTTGGCCACACCGAAATCTAAACACCAGTCGTGGGCGGACCGGTCCCCAAACCATCGGTCCAAGTATTTCGGCATCAATTCCATGAAATCAGCCCCTCCCATCAAAGCCCTGCGGGAGAAGATGGCGTATGACGCTGAGGCTCAAGTGCCCACAGACGCCATCGGTCATGCTTTGTTTGCAGGTATTCATGACGAATTGGAGGATCTCACGCCGGACGAGCGCGACCAGTTGGTCCAGCGCGCATTCCAACATGAGGCCCTTCGCGCCAAGCGACCTGTGATCTGGATCCCACGCGACGACATTGGGATCAGTGACGACGAGATTTACCGCACACAGCGATTCAGCAAGCATATCTGGGTCAGCAACGAGTACCAGGCCCTCGATGGCAAGTGTCGGACGATCTTCAGCCGCAGTCCGCCGGATTTCTCGCAGGTGGATTTAATTCGATTGTGA